DNA sequence from the Schlegelella aquatica genome:
CAGGTCGATCGCGATGCGCGGGGGCGTCTGCACCGTGAAGCCCGACGGCACGGCAGCCAGCGGCTGGGCCAGTTCGATGCGGACCACCTCGGAGCCGGCCTGCTGGGTGCTGTTGATGGACTGGATCGCGTTTTGCGCCCAGGCGACGAGCGGTGCGACGAAGATCGACAGGCCGAGCGCGGCGGTTCTCATGGTGTTCATCATCGTGTTCTCATGCATGCTCTTCATCGCGCTTTCTCCTGAAGCTGCAGGCTGGTCATGCGCTCGATCCATTCGCCCGCAGCGTCCTGCACGATTTCGCGGAGGGTGATTTCCGTCTCGGTGATCTTGGTGACCCGGCCGTAGTTCTGTCCGACGTAGTCGCCCACCTTCACCTGGTAGAGCAGGTTGTCGACTTTGAGCAATGCGTACTGGCGCCCTTGCTTTTGCAGGCTGCCGACCATGCTCATGCTGTCGAGCGGGTAGGCCTCCAGCGGCTCCTTGCGCCGGTTGATCTCCGCGGCCAGCAGCGAATTGGGCTGGCGCGCCTCCTGCTTGAGCGCGACGGTGAGCTTCTGGGTGCTGAAGGGGTCGACATTACCCGCCGCGACATAGGGCTGCGGGTCGAACTTCTTGGGAGGGTCGAGCGGCTTGACGCTTGGCCGCACCTCGCGCTTTTGCTGCTCCATCCAGGCTTGGAGCTCGTCGATGTCGCTGCCGCAGCCGGCGAGGCCGAGCAGCGTGACGAGCATGGCGGCGGCCACCGGCCGCGTCGTCATCCTCATTTATTGCCTCCGCTCTTGGCCTTGTCCTTCTGTGCGGCAGCCTTCTGCGCGTCGCGTTCCGTCTGGTCCAGGTAGCGGTACGTGCGGGCCGTCGCCTCCATCACCAGGGAGCCGCTGCTCGCCGCGGCGGCGTTGTTGCCCTCCCGAGGCACCGTGATCGTCAGCCCGTGCAGCGTGACGATGCGCGAGAGGTTGGCGATGTCCGCGGCGAATGCACCCATGTCGTGGTAGCGCCCCGAGACCTTGATCGCGATGGGCAGTTCGGCGTAGTAGTCCTTGACCACCACCTGACCCGGACGGAACAGCTCGAACTGGAGCCCGCGGCCGATGCCTGCCTGGTTGATGTCGGACAGCAGCGCGTCCATCTCGGCCTTGCCGGGCAGCTGCTTCTCGAGCTGGGTCACGTACTCCTGCACCTGCTGGCGCTGCTTGCGCAGCTCTCCGAGGTTGATCGCCTGCGCCAGCTTGCTGCGGTACTCGTCCTTCAGCGCGGGCTCGCGCTGCCGTTCGGACTCCAGGTTGTCGGCTTCGGCAGACAGCACGAGGAACCAACCCAGCACGACGACGAAGATCGCCGTGGCAAGCCAGGCGGCGGCCCGGGGCAAGACCGGCCACTGGCCCGGTTCGTTCGGGTCCAGGCCACGGAACTGCGAGGCGATCTCGTCCGACAGTTCGCTCAGATTCACGTTGAGGGAGCCCTTAGCCATGCACCCACTCCATCACGATTGCCGCGCCGGCGCACCGGCCTCGCGCACCTTGCCGGCCGGGGCCTGGGGCTCCTGCTGGGGCCGCTTGACCGACACGCGCATCGAGAACTCGAAGAGGCGCTTCGTCTCTCGCGCCCCCGTCTGCACGTTGGCCGCCTTGATCTCGACCAGTTCGGGGCGCTCCAGCCACTCCGAGTGGTAGGCCGTGTTGCGCAGCAGCTCCGACACCCGCTCGTTCGTCTGCGCGACGCCCACCAGCATCACCGACCCCGCGTCCTGGCGGATCTCGCGCAGGTAGACGCCCTCCGGCGTCTGCTTGACCAACTCGTTGAACAGGTGCACGGGGACGTTGCGGTCGGTCTGCAGGTCCTCGACCGCGCGCTGCCGGGCCTTCAACAGGTCGATCTCGGCGCGCAGGTTGGCGATGTCCTTGATCTCCTCGTCGAGCTTGCGGATCTCGGCACTCAAGTAGGCGTTGCGCTCCTGCTGGTTGGCGATCTGCTGCTGGAGGACGAGATACCAGGCGCCGACAACGGCCAGCCCGCCGACGGCGGACAACCCAAGCGCCATGAAGAACGCCTGCTTGCGGCGGCGCCGCTTTTCTTCCCGGTGGGGAAGCAGGTTGATCAGGATCATTGCAGGAATCTCCGCATCGCCAACCCGCAGGCGGTGAGGTACGAAGGCGCTTCGCGGCGCAGCTTGCTCTCGCGCACGCTCGAGCCGAGCTTCATGCCTTCGAAGGGATTGACGATCATCGAGGCGAAGCCCGTCAGCTCGGTCACGCGCTCCTTGAGCCCCGGCAGGGCAGCGCTGCCGCCCGCGAGCATCACGTAATGCACCTTGTGGTGCGGCGTGCTGGTGAAGAAGAACTGGAGCGCACGCCCGACCTCCTGTGCGAGGCTGTCGACGAAGGGAACGAGCAGGGACTGCTCGTAGTCCTCGGGCAGGTCGCCGGACAGCTTCTTCTGCTCGGCCTCCTCGAAGGAGAAGCCGTACTGCCGGGAGATGAGCTGGGTGAGCTGCGCGCCGCCGAAAGCCTGGTCACGGTCGTAGAGCAGTTCGTCGTCCCGCAACACCTTGAGGCTGGTCGTCTCGGCTCCGATC
Encoded proteins:
- a CDS encoding pilus assembly protein PilP produces the protein MTTRPVAAAMLVTLLGLAGCGSDIDELQAWMEQQKREVRPSVKPLDPPKKFDPQPYVAAGNVDPFSTQKLTVALKQEARQPNSLLAAEINRRKEPLEAYPLDSMSMVGSLQKQGRQYALLKVDNLLYQVKVGDYVGQNYGRVTKITETEITLREIVQDAAGEWIERMTSLQLQEKAR
- a CDS encoding type 4a pilus biogenesis protein PilO, which translates into the protein MAKGSLNVNLSELSDEIASQFRGLDPNEPGQWPVLPRAAAWLATAIFVVVLGWFLVLSAEADNLESERQREPALKDEYRSKLAQAINLGELRKQRQQVQEYVTQLEKQLPGKAEMDALLSDINQAGIGRGLQFELFRPGQVVVKDYYAELPIAIKVSGRYHDMGAFAADIANLSRIVTLHGLTITVPREGNNAAAASSGSLVMEATARTYRYLDQTERDAQKAAAQKDKAKSGGNK
- a CDS encoding PilN domain-containing protein, producing MILINLLPHREEKRRRRKQAFFMALGLSAVGGLAVVGAWYLVLQQQIANQQERNAYLSAEIRKLDEEIKDIANLRAEIDLLKARQRAVEDLQTDRNVPVHLFNELVKQTPEGVYLREIRQDAGSVMLVGVAQTNERVSELLRNTAYHSEWLERPELVEIKAANVQTGARETKRLFEFSMRVSVKRPQQEPQAPAGKVREAGAPARQS